Proteins encoded within one genomic window of Prosthecobacter fusiformis:
- a CDS encoding c-type cytochrome, whose protein sequence is MSAPSSFPNPDSNDLDRLHAAVKREKADLEPGREPAPMWVLFLFMIIAIIAGGQLGPMAGGFSFDVSNPFAASNFGDPRGSNKDPGAGADPFQVAMKKGASGYAVCGGCHQGSGLGLAGQYPPLAGSEWVLGGTERLIRVVQHGLVGQVTVKGQNYNFPGGMQGFGAAMSAGDLANVLTYIRNNWGNEGTMITKEMVEKVRAEEKRATQWTMADLEAFKDKNVPGDIPAGPGATAAAPAP, encoded by the coding sequence ATGAGCGCTCCTTCCTCCTTCCCCAATCCTGACAGCAATGATCTGGACCGCCTCCACGCCGCTGTGAAGCGTGAAAAGGCCGATCTGGAACCCGGTCGCGAACCCGCACCCATGTGGGTCCTCTTCCTGTTCATGATCATCGCCATCATAGCTGGTGGCCAGCTCGGCCCCATGGCTGGTGGCTTCAGCTTCGATGTTAGCAACCCATTTGCAGCCAGCAACTTCGGCGATCCCCGTGGTAGCAACAAGGATCCAGGCGCAGGGGCCGATCCATTCCAGGTCGCCATGAAAAAAGGTGCCAGCGGTTATGCCGTCTGCGGCGGTTGCCACCAGGGCAGCGGCCTCGGCTTGGCCGGTCAGTATCCTCCTCTCGCAGGCTCCGAATGGGTCCTCGGCGGCACAGAGCGCCTCATCCGCGTCGTCCAGCACGGTCTCGTCGGTCAGGTCACCGTCAAAGGTCAGAACTACAATTTCCCTGGTGGGATGCAGGGCTTCGGAGCTGCCATGTCCGCTGGAGATCTAGCCAACGTCCTGACCTACATCCGCAATAACTGGGGTAACGAAGGAACCATGATCACAAAGGAAATGGTCGAAAAAGTCCGCGCTGAAGAAAAGCGCGCTACCCAGTGGACCATGGCCGACCTCGAAGCTTTCAAAGATAAAAACGTCCCCGGTGATATTCCAGCAGGCCCGGGCGCGACAGCCGCCGCTCCGGCCCCGTAA
- a CDS encoding cytochrome c oxidase subunit II yields MSVSDINTWIGITQNASEHGGLVDHMLGFVHWFMLALFVGWSIFLIIAFTRFRQTKNAKADYYGVRGHASTHIEIGVVVVEAILLLGFAFPLWSRQADDFPTSPDTIKMRALGEKFLWNFQYPGDDLMLSTWNMKGISPANVTGRDLLDPNGKDDFINPGTMKLPVGRPVIVDVASKDVIHNLALVPMRSAQDAIPGVKAHMWFKPVKTGTWDIICGQLCGPGHAQMKAVLEVVEGKEFDEWAKEQSASAAAKSAALNAPVAAAQ; encoded by the coding sequence ATGAGCGTCTCTGACATCAATACCTGGATCGGCATCACCCAAAACGCCTCCGAGCACGGCGGTCTCGTGGACCACATGCTCGGCTTCGTCCACTGGTTCATGCTCGCCCTCTTCGTCGGCTGGTCCATCTTCCTCATCATCGCCTTCACTCGCTTCCGCCAGACGAAGAACGCCAAGGCTGACTACTACGGCGTGCGCGGCCATGCCTCCACCCATATTGAAATCGGCGTCGTCGTCGTGGAAGCCATCCTCCTCCTCGGTTTCGCCTTCCCTCTCTGGTCCCGTCAGGCCGATGACTTCCCGACTAGCCCGGACACCATCAAAATGCGCGCCCTTGGCGAAAAATTCCTTTGGAATTTCCAGTATCCTGGCGATGACCTCATGCTCAGCACCTGGAACATGAAGGGCATCTCTCCAGCCAACGTCACCGGCCGTGACCTCCTGGACCCCAATGGCAAGGACGACTTCATCAACCCCGGCACGATGAAGCTTCCTGTCGGTCGCCCCGTCATTGTCGATGTCGCCAGCAAAGACGTCATTCATAACCTCGCCCTCGTCCCCATGCGCTCTGCACAGGATGCCATCCCTGGTGTCAAAGCACACATGTGGTTCAAGCCAGTGAAAACCGGGACTTGGGACATCATTTGCGGTCAGCTTTGCGGCCCAGGCCACGCCCAGATGAAGGCCGTGCTTGAAGTCGTCGAAGGCAAAGAATTCGACGAATGGGCCAAGGAGCAGTCCGCCAGTGCCGCCGCCAAATCAGCCGCCCTCAATGCGCCTGTGGCTGCTGCTCAGTAA
- the cyoE gene encoding heme o synthase, with product MSDSPLPTADPISKNWSMNDLLVLTKFRLSALVIVSTFVAFWLRAGTSLDGWLLFHTLLGSSLAAFGAAVFNQLMEIEPDSRMTRTADRPLPSGRISPSAAFAIGWLLSAFALIHLMAKVNFEAAALTALTLATYLFIYTPLKRQSPTNTLVGAVSGALPPLIGWAGAAGKLPGDEAYVRWELLLEPGAIYLFILLFLWQLPHFLAINWMYRDEYRRGGFIMLANDDEAGVRTSKHALAYSIATLLLMFYPVFMGLVITWIFLPLALALAGWLCKLALDFQKNPERPTARKLFLCTLIYLPAIFLITSLAWKRA from the coding sequence ATGTCTGATAGCCCCCTTCCCACCGCCGATCCCATCTCCAAAAACTGGAGCATGAACGATCTGCTGGTGCTGACGAAGTTCCGCCTCAGCGCCCTCGTCATCGTCTCCACCTTCGTCGCCTTCTGGTTGCGGGCAGGCACATCGTTAGACGGCTGGCTGCTTTTCCACACCCTCCTGGGCAGCAGCCTCGCCGCCTTCGGAGCCGCCGTCTTCAACCAGCTCATGGAGATCGAGCCGGATTCCCGCATGACCCGCACGGCGGATCGTCCCCTGCCCTCTGGCCGAATCAGCCCCAGCGCTGCCTTCGCCATCGGCTGGCTGCTCAGCGCCTTCGCTCTCATTCACCTCATGGCCAAGGTGAACTTTGAAGCCGCCGCCCTCACCGCCCTCACCCTGGCCACCTATCTTTTCATCTACACCCCGCTGAAAAGACAATCCCCCACCAACACCCTCGTCGGAGCCGTTTCCGGTGCCCTTCCCCCGCTCATCGGTTGGGCCGGTGCAGCAGGTAAGCTGCCCGGGGATGAAGCCTATGTCCGCTGGGAATTGCTGCTGGAACCCGGTGCCATCTACCTCTTTATCCTCCTCTTCCTCTGGCAACTCCCCCACTTCCTCGCCATCAACTGGATGTATCGGGATGAATACCGCCGGGGCGGCTTCATCATGCTCGCCAACGATGACGAAGCCGGAGTACGCACCTCCAAGCACGCCCTGGCTTATTCCATCGCCACCCTGCTGCTCATGTTTTACCCCGTCTTCATGGGCCTGGTCATCACCTGGATCTTTCTCCCCCTCGCCCTCGCCCTCGCCGGCTGGCTCTGCAAACTCGCCCTCGACTTTCAAAAGAACCCGGAGCGCCCCACCGCCCGTAAACTCTTCCTCTGCACCCTCATCTATCTCCCCGCCATCTTCCTCATCACCTCCCTCGCCTGGAAGCGCGCCTAA
- a CDS encoding COX15/CtaA family protein: MTWTRFQRLALIAFITVEVLIFVGAVVRATGSGLGCPDWPFCYGCVVPPTSAEDIDFTKIDLEKFRAKAARHGRDPATITPETLKAEFDPVATWVEYINRLTSLPVGFSMLALLIASFGQIRLQRKRVFLASVTAFALVLINAWLGARVVFSGLKPGIITLHMALAILLQCVLVYTAWRANDRPWTLPWKNSLPSSRLRWLAWGLFALIVIEGVMGSQVRELTDHLAHTHAGEPRSQWVIELENSWVYLVHRSFSWLILVAGIAFLQLSRKHLTRAGWLEWSIISLIFSQMILGIVLAHVGIVGIAQVLHIGLSSLLVSALFLWLLGSSRKPATVSGITLPAR, translated from the coding sequence ATGACCTGGACCCGCTTCCAACGCCTCGCCCTCATCGCCTTCATCACTGTGGAAGTGCTGATTTTTGTGGGTGCCGTCGTGCGCGCCACAGGCTCCGGTCTCGGGTGTCCCGACTGGCCTTTTTGCTACGGATGTGTCGTCCCGCCCACCAGTGCCGAGGACATCGACTTCACCAAGATCGATCTGGAAAAATTCCGCGCCAAAGCCGCCCGCCACGGCCGCGATCCCGCCACCATTACCCCGGAAACCCTCAAGGCAGAGTTCGACCCCGTCGCCACCTGGGTGGAATACATCAACCGCCTCACCAGCCTCCCGGTGGGGTTCTCCATGCTGGCCCTACTCATCGCCTCCTTTGGCCAGATCCGGCTGCAGAGAAAACGCGTCTTCCTCGCCTCCGTGACAGCCTTTGCCCTCGTCCTCATCAACGCCTGGCTGGGTGCTCGTGTCGTCTTCAGTGGATTAAAACCCGGCATCATCACCCTTCACATGGCCTTAGCCATTTTGTTGCAGTGTGTCCTCGTTTACACAGCTTGGCGTGCCAATGACCGCCCCTGGACCCTTCCCTGGAAAAACTCCCTCCCCTCCTCCAGGCTGCGCTGGCTGGCCTGGGGCTTGTTCGCCCTCATCGTCATCGAAGGCGTCATGGGTTCACAAGTGCGTGAATTGACCGACCACCTCGCCCACACCCATGCTGGCGAACCCCGCAGCCAGTGGGTTATTGAGCTGGAGAATAGCTGGGTGTATCTCGTCCACCGAAGCTTTTCCTGGCTCATCCTCGTCGCCGGTATCGCATTCCTACAGCTCAGCCGCAAGCACCTCACCCGTGCAGGCTGGTTGGAATGGAGCATCATCAGCCTCATCTTCAGCCAGATGATCCTCGGCATCGTTCTCGCACATGTCGGCATCGTCGGCATTGCCCAGGTCCTTCACATCGGGCTCTCCTCCCTGCTCGTCAGTGCCCTCTTTCTCTGGCTGCTCGGTTCCTCTCGAAAGCCAGCGACTGTCTCTGGCATAACGCTGCCAGCGCGTTAA
- a CDS encoding cytochrome C oxidase subunit IV family protein, producing the protein MADSHEEIYKSIKKIKIIGWVLAVFTGITVGLSYVELPTHSMNILVGMIVASFKAALVALIFMHLNHEAKLIYKILAFTAAFAIALFFLFVFSAHDPLVFSGFYDNNNE; encoded by the coding sequence ATGGCCGACAGTCACGAAGAAATTTACAAGTCGATCAAGAAGATCAAAATCATTGGCTGGGTGCTGGCCGTGTTTACTGGCATCACAGTGGGCCTTTCCTATGTGGAGCTTCCCACCCATAGCATGAACATCCTGGTCGGCATGATCGTCGCCTCATTCAAGGCCGCCCTCGTCGCTCTAATTTTCATGCACTTGAATCACGAGGCCAAGCTGATCTACAAAATCCTCGCCTTCACCGCAGCCTTCGCCATCGCTCTCTTCTTCCTGTTCGTATTCTCTGCACACGATCCTCTCGTCTTCAGCGGATTTTACGACAACAACAACGAGTAA
- a CDS encoding c-type cytochrome, which produces MKYFFLSYLFVAAIIVAAFGSRGSKSELPPLEIFQDMDHQAKVKYQAHSDFFADGLGARRPVKGTVPIGFEVPAKAASAPDFKPPQYGFANGLDYYSTGKIGDYYGDGLPKEVTLNKALLERGERQYNIYCAVCHAASGNGKGITSKYGIMTAFNFHQPGSTDPANAGAYRADGAIYDVITNGKGLMGPYGGNIIVQDRWAIVAYIRAMQVAVKENNVSVQ; this is translated from the coding sequence ATGAAATATTTTTTCCTCAGCTACCTCTTTGTTGCCGCGATCATCGTCGCCGCATTTGGCTCTCGTGGCAGCAAGTCCGAATTGCCGCCCCTGGAAATCTTTCAGGACATGGATCACCAAGCCAAAGTGAAGTACCAGGCCCACAGTGACTTTTTCGCCGATGGACTCGGCGCACGCCGTCCTGTCAAAGGCACCGTACCTATTGGTTTCGAAGTCCCCGCCAAAGCTGCCTCGGCCCCTGACTTCAAGCCCCCGCAGTACGGCTTCGCCAATGGCCTGGACTATTACAGCACAGGTAAAATCGGCGATTATTACGGCGACGGCCTGCCCAAGGAAGTGACGCTGAACAAAGCCCTTCTTGAGCGCGGCGAGCGCCAGTACAACATCTATTGCGCCGTCTGCCACGCTGCCTCCGGCAATGGCAAGGGCATCACTTCGAAGTACGGCATCATGACCGCCTTCAATTTCCACCAGCCCGGCAGCACCGATCCCGCCAACGCTGGTGCCTACCGCGCAGACGGAGCCATTTACGATGTCATCACGAACGGCAAAGGACTCATGGGTCCCTACGGTGGCAACATCATCGTTCAAGACCGCTGGGCCATCGTGGCCTACATCCGCGCCATGCAGGTGGCGGTGAAGGAAAACAACGTGTCCGTCCAGTAA
- a CDS encoding cbb3-type cytochrome c oxidase subunit II: protein MSQFRTFILALVASFGLPWLCLIVIPAVKYQALTQVAYDKDTDGIEGLYPPAPINRQGQLVYAREGCVQCHTQMIRPTQLALDGWRKGWGMDQDARPPAPVRSNNMRDYLGEPFAFLGVQRNGPDLSNYGWRAPERALIHQMLYAPRTLHDWSNMPAFTHLYKERLAQGPVSSVALKLPKKFPLKEGYEVIPTPEAEALVDYLLSLKKDYPVPGDPAAVAAAPAAAKK from the coding sequence ATGAGCCAGTTCCGCACGTTTATCCTCGCCCTCGTCGCCAGCTTCGGACTCCCCTGGCTGTGCCTGATCGTCATCCCGGCGGTCAAATATCAGGCACTCACCCAGGTAGCCTATGACAAGGACACCGATGGCATTGAAGGCCTCTATCCTCCCGCCCCCATCAACCGCCAGGGACAGCTCGTCTATGCCCGCGAAGGTTGTGTTCAGTGCCATACCCAGATGATCCGCCCGACCCAGCTCGCCCTGGATGGCTGGCGCAAAGGATGGGGCATGGACCAGGACGCACGTCCACCGGCCCCTGTCCGCTCCAACAACATGCGTGATTACCTCGGCGAGCCTTTCGCTTTCCTCGGTGTCCAGCGCAACGGTCCTGATCTTTCCAATTACGGCTGGCGCGCCCCTGAGCGTGCTCTCATCCATCAGATGCTCTATGCTCCCCGTACCCTTCACGACTGGTCCAACATGCCCGCCTTCACGCATCTCTACAAAGAGCGTCTGGCTCAAGGCCCTGTATCTTCCGTAGCCCTGAAGCTGCCGAAGAAGTTCCCTCTGAAAGAAGGTTATGAAGTCATCCCCACACCTGAAGCCGAAGCTCTCGTGGACTACCTGCTTTCCCTGAAAAAAGACTATCCCGTCCCTGGTGATCCCGCCGCCGTCGCAGCCGCCCCTGCTGCAGCCAAGAAATAA
- a CDS encoding cbb3-type cytochrome c oxidase subunit I, with product MQTSPASTDTQADNLRRAAIDKSVKGPVLFLFLNGAFWLMASTILGVIAAITQFAPDFLGPCSVFQYGRIQPTHINALVYGWGVQAGLGAMLWIMARRSGQELRSGKSILYVAAIFWNIAVTIGLVAILLGKSTSMQWLEMPSFIWPVLLICFLAFAWPMVFMFGRAFRPEGFMVSTWYILAACFWFPWIFVTANVALHCLPGLGALGAGINAWYVHTVILLFFAPVALGAAYYFIPKITGQPIASSQLSQIGFWLLAVLGGWTGMQQYMGGPLPAWMPAVGAAASMLLLIPVGVVGLNHHLTTLGKHSMVASSPTLRFVFFGALFYPVSGAILALISNFSTGAVLQFTQASYGFQIVAVYGFFSMTIFGAIYYIVPRLTGCEWLSVSLIRNHFWFSVYGIGAIVVTSLVAGAQQGGDLNSPEMWDQDFMQLALNLRPYIIARAIAWALITWSNVWFLIHLMLMVAGLGRRSSSPTLLEHDHDEALSHAAHA from the coding sequence ATGCAGACCTCCCCAGCATCCACGGACACCCAGGCTGACAACCTTCGCCGCGCGGCGATTGACAAGTCGGTCAAAGGCCCGGTGCTCTTCCTCTTCCTGAACGGTGCCTTCTGGCTCATGGCCTCCACCATCCTTGGAGTCATCGCCGCCATTACCCAGTTCGCTCCTGATTTCCTCGGCCCTTGCAGCGTATTTCAATATGGCCGCATCCAGCCCACCCACATCAATGCTCTTGTTTACGGCTGGGGTGTCCAGGCAGGCCTTGGTGCCATGCTTTGGATCATGGCACGGCGCTCTGGACAGGAACTCCGCAGTGGAAAAAGCATCCTCTATGTTGCGGCCATTTTCTGGAACATCGCTGTCACCATCGGCCTCGTTGCTATCCTTCTCGGCAAAAGCACCTCCATGCAGTGGCTGGAAATGCCCTCCTTCATCTGGCCCGTCCTGTTGATCTGCTTCCTCGCTTTTGCCTGGCCCATGGTATTCATGTTTGGCCGCGCCTTCCGTCCTGAAGGATTCATGGTCAGCACTTGGTATATCCTCGCTGCCTGCTTCTGGTTCCCCTGGATCTTTGTCACCGCCAACGTTGCCCTGCATTGCCTTCCTGGTCTGGGTGCTCTTGGCGCTGGTATCAATGCCTGGTATGTGCACACGGTCATCCTTCTCTTCTTTGCCCCTGTTGCCCTCGGTGCCGCTTATTACTTCATTCCTAAAATCACGGGTCAGCCCATCGCCAGTTCCCAGCTTTCCCAGATTGGTTTCTGGCTCCTGGCAGTTCTCGGTGGCTGGACGGGTATGCAACAATACATGGGCGGCCCTCTTCCCGCCTGGATGCCTGCCGTCGGCGCCGCCGCCAGCATGCTCCTTCTGATTCCCGTTGGTGTCGTCGGTCTCAACCATCACCTGACCACCCTGGGTAAGCACAGCATGGTCGCCTCCAGCCCGACTCTGCGCTTCGTTTTCTTCGGTGCTCTGTTCTATCCCGTCAGTGGTGCCATCCTGGCCCTGATCTCCAATTTCTCCACCGGTGCCGTCCTCCAGTTCACGCAGGCCTCCTACGGGTTCCAGATCGTCGCAGTCTATGGCTTCTTCAGCATGACCATCTTCGGTGCGATTTACTACATCGTGCCACGCCTCACCGGCTGTGAATGGCTCTCCGTCAGCCTTATCCGCAACCACTTCTGGTTCTCCGTTTACGGCATCGGTGCCATCGTCGTGACCAGCCTCGTCGCAGGTGCCCAGCAGGGCGGCGACCTCAACTCTCCAGAAATGTGGGACCAGGACTTCATGCAGCTCGCTCTGAACCTTCGCCCTTACATCATCGCCCGCGCCATCGCCTGGGCCTTGATCACCTGGTCCAATGTTTGGTTCCTCATCCATCTCATGCTCATGGTGGCCGGTCTTGGCCGCCGCAGCTCCTCCCCGACGCTGCTTGAACATGACCACGACGAAGCCCTTTCCCACGCCGCCCACGCATGA
- a CDS encoding cytochrome c oxidase subunit I, producing the protein MSAAATTHDHSHGADHAHDHHEPGFFGKYIFSCDHKVIGIQYGLSGLLFLLLGFFLMLLMRWSIAFPGQTVPGLLFVENLPLIGPFFHDAIGRWAPGGIVNGELYNMLGAMHGTIMVFLGIVPLGFAGFVNFVMPLQIGTIDMAFPKLNMWSFWLFFVSGVMMLASFFVGTGSVQTGWTMYSPLASTTTLAVTNIWMHGHTWWLMAMVFNISASLLGSVNVITTVINLRAKGMTWMRMPFFCWAMFVTSFLLLLAFPPLEVAAILQLVDRVFGASFFLPTGLMEGGQHLDISGGGSPLLYQHLFWFLAHPEVYVLILPAFAILAEVIPANTRRPLWGYKSMVYAALTLGFLSFLVWAHHMYLTGMGTMMSTYFQITTVLISVPSVILLTGLMISLWGGSIRFTPQMLFASAFLPMFGIGGLTGLPLAFTFIDLALHDTYYVIGHFHYVVAPGTIFALFAGIYHWYPKITGRYMSDFLGKLHFWPSLLGMNLIFAPMFIQGMGGFHRRWYDGGKYFEQTSGASNWVTKLTSDFFGIFGMDVPNNLLGLNVLMSVGAFILALGQVPFILNVFLSIKGGKKSNSDNPWNCTTLEWATPTPPPHGNFLFEPVVVRGPYEYSVPNCTQDFLPQWESEPGKAAVAPASTTPAPAAHH; encoded by the coding sequence ATGAGCGCCGCCGCCACCACCCACGATCACTCCCATGGAGCCGATCATGCGCATGATCACCACGAGCCGGGATTCTTCGGCAAGTATATCTTCTCCTGTGACCACAAGGTCATCGGCATCCAATATGGTCTCAGCGGCCTTCTCTTCCTTCTGCTCGGCTTCTTCCTGATGCTGCTCATGCGCTGGAGCATCGCCTTCCCTGGCCAGACCGTCCCGGGACTGCTGTTTGTAGAAAACCTCCCGCTCATTGGCCCCTTCTTCCACGATGCCATCGGCCGTTGGGCCCCAGGCGGCATCGTCAATGGCGAGCTCTACAACATGCTCGGTGCCATGCACGGCACCATCATGGTGTTCCTCGGCATTGTGCCTCTCGGTTTCGCTGGCTTTGTGAATTTCGTCATGCCACTTCAGATCGGCACGATCGATATGGCGTTCCCGAAACTGAACATGTGGAGCTTCTGGCTCTTCTTCGTCAGCGGCGTCATGATGCTCGCCAGTTTCTTCGTTGGCACCGGCTCCGTCCAGACCGGCTGGACAATGTATTCCCCCCTCGCCTCCACCACCACCCTCGCTGTCACCAACATTTGGATGCACGGCCACACTTGGTGGTTGATGGCCATGGTCTTCAATATCTCCGCCTCCCTTCTCGGCTCCGTGAACGTGATCACCACCGTGATCAACCTCCGCGCCAAGGGCATGACCTGGATGCGCATGCCCTTCTTCTGCTGGGCCATGTTCGTCACCAGCTTCCTGCTTCTGCTCGCCTTCCCTCCTCTTGAAGTCGCCGCCATCCTCCAGCTTGTGGATCGCGTCTTCGGTGCCAGCTTCTTCCTCCCGACCGGCCTCATGGAAGGCGGCCAGCACCTGGACATCTCCGGTGGTGGTTCTCCTCTCCTTTACCAGCATCTTTTCTGGTTCCTGGCCCACCCTGAGGTGTACGTTCTCATTCTCCCCGCCTTCGCCATCCTGGCTGAAGTCATCCCGGCCAATACCCGCCGCCCTCTTTGGGGATACAAGTCCATGGTCTATGCCGCCCTCACACTCGGCTTCCTCAGCTTCCTCGTCTGGGCTCACCACATGTACCTGACCGGCATGGGTACCATGATGTCCACTTACTTCCAGATCACCACGGTGCTCATCTCCGTCCCTTCCGTGATCCTTCTGACAGGACTCATGATCTCCCTCTGGGGCGGCTCCATCCGCTTCACCCCACAGATGCTTTTCGCATCCGCCTTTCTGCCCATGTTCGGTATCGGCGGTCTCACCGGTCTGCCTCTGGCCTTCACCTTCATTGACCTTGCCCTTCACGATACCTATTACGTCATCGGCCACTTCCATTACGTCGTTGCCCCCGGCACCATCTTTGCCCTCTTCGCAGGCATTTATCACTGGTATCCGAAGATCACAGGCCGCTACATGAGCGACTTCCTCGGCAAGCTCCACTTCTGGCCTTCTCTGCTGGGTATGAATCTGATCTTTGCTCCGATGTTCATTCAGGGCATGGGCGGCTTCCACCGTCGCTGGTATGATGGCGGCAAATACTTCGAACAGACCAGCGGCGCTTCCAACTGGGTCACCAAGCTCACCTCGGACTTCTTCGGCATCTTCGGCATGGATGTCCCGAATAACCTCCTCGGCCTGAACGTCCTCATGTCCGTCGGTGCATTCATCCTCGCCCTCGGCCAGGTGCCGTTCATCCTGAACGTCTTCCTCAGCATCAAAGGCGGCAAGAAGTCCAACAGCGACAACCCATGGAATTGCACCACGCTCGAGTGGGCCACTCCGACACCGCCTCCGCACGGCAACTTCCTGTTTGAACCCGTCGTCGTTCGTGGTCCCTACGAGTATAGCGTCCCCAACTGCACCCAGGACTTCCTGCCACAGTGGGAAAGCGAGCCCGGCAAAGCCGCTGTGGCCCCTGCTTCCACCACGCCTGCCCCCGCCGCTCATCATTGA